GAAAAAGGACCTGACAAATGTGGAGTTTTAGAGAAGGTGGCATCACAGAATTCTTCTCAAACACAACACTGATGAGTATGGAGATGTAACGATGTTTTCAAATCCATAACCCAAGCTCAGAGATTAATTTTTGCATCAGTAATCAAGAACAAAGGAACAGACCCCATGCCACATTTTGCACAACAATAATTTAAACCACCTGGGACCAACTTTGATTATGCTTCTTCTTGACAAGACTTGAATAACAGCAGAGTTGAAATTTTGGGTTGGGGAGCTATTCTTTAAACAAACATGTCTAACAATGATCTGTAAAGAGTTTATTCTGTAAAATATGGGCTACTTCACCtaacttcattttgcttttagTCCTGCTGATAGCTCTCCATCTCCACCAGTATCTCTTGCGTTCCCACAAAGCCAAACTATGTGAATACAAACTTCACAATCTGTCACAGAGTAAATCCAGCATTTCCCAAGGGACTGCAACAGTCTATTAACGCATCTGTATTTATTGCTGCAGAACCaccatgcaaaagaaaaaaattcctttgagGATATTAAGGTCCAAACACCAAGATGGAATTTCTTTCAAGTGGTAGGGCTAAAACCACAACTCAGTCTTGAAGCAGGGACTAACATGAAGCTAGTCCTCTGTCAGCACCCTgtactgccttcagcagctcaggCAAAGGAGCTCACATCCTGCAAAAGCAGTAATGCATCAGGCACCCAACAGATGAAAGGCCAATTCCTTTACATTTGTGAATCATGAAGGATTTCAGATTTTATGTCAAAtctcatgtactggaaggcaggGGAGGAATAAGAAAACTTGCCAGTGTCAGAACAGTGGGACCATTCTTCCAGATGCTTCTGGTTGACTGCTGTCCTTCTCCAAACCCTTAGATAAACAAAAGCTAACGGAGAGCTATTCAACAGCAGACACGAAGTCACACTTCCTAGCTCTTTACGATGCTTACCTTCGGCATTCCAAGTATGAATAAACTAGCATGAAAAAGTTCCCACCCTTATGCCCTGAAAGCTATTCGTTCACACTTTTCGGAATTGAATACTCCTAAAAGTATTGCTGTTGCCAAAAAGACAGTCTTGTTTTATGCAGGGACAGAATCGGCAAGTAGCAGGAGTTTCTTCCTCACTTAGCAAGATGTCAAATGTACCTGACGGAGCCAGGTAACTTCTTGGTAAGAGGTGTAAAAACATGTACGCACACACAAGTAGAAGGTGCAACACAAAGCGAGCTCAGGATCAGGAGGCAACCCGGCAACTGTAGCATCAGACTTCTCCATCCTTGCACCAGTAGAGAGTTAGAAGCTGGACACTGGCCTCCTCTCACCACACCAGCCAACAAGACTATTTGTCCCAGTCTAACCACCCTTCCATATGCCAACCAGCGgcaaatgagagaaaaatacaacaaaccCTTCATTCAGAAATTTGCCATGATGACATCCATGTCAGTTGTACCAGTTGTAAAGAACCCCACACTCTCTGCGTGTCCTGAAACGCTGAGCCCAGCCGAGGGATGTTCACAAAGGGAAACCCACGATGGGGAGAAGACCAGGGCCAGATTCCAACATAAATAAAATCATcccagaaggctctgggcagtgcAGACGTGCAGATGGCATTGCCAGTGAGAAGGTCTCTAaccctggcagctgcagaggaatgGGCACATCCTCAGCTGTGCGGCGCTGAGGGGGAAAGGCACAAAGATGCAAAGACTGGAAAAACAAGTGAAAAGGCCAAGCGCGGCGGGACGTGGCAGTCCCACGCCCGAAGGCGGCCCTTACCGTAGACCAGCTTTTTCATCTCGTGGTACCTGGCCCACAAGTAGGTCTTGGTGTCGGCTCCCTCGGGCGGGAGGGGCTGGTTGCCCGCCGCGGGACCAGGCTCGGCGCCGCGCCGGGCTCTACCGGGGGCAGCCGGGTGGTGGTCCCTGGGCTGCCCGTGGCCGCCGTCTCCGGGGCACTGGCTGGCGTTGTGCCGGCAGCTTTGGCAGGAGACGGCCACGGCGAGGAGCCGGGGGGCCGCGCCGCTGCACCTCCTCAGTGCCGCCATGGTCCCGCCAGACGCTGCAGCCTCGGGGCTGCCCGCGCACGGCCAAGGCTAGCTCGGCTCGGCTCCCCGTCACCCCAGCCCTTGGCGGTACCCGCCGGGCAGCCAATCCCCACCGCCTGGTGCGAGGGGGCCGGGCCGCGCTACGCCTCACCACGCCTCTACGAGAGAGGGCCGGAGGCTGTGGCGCTAAGCGGCAGCCCGCGGAGAAGGGGTGAGGGGGCGGAGCATGGCGACggccccagccagctctgctggccacgctcCGGACCCTCACTAGGCGGGCAGCGgtgtgggggggttggtggTCCCTGACCGTAGCCCCGCCCCGGCGCCGGCCCTCGGCCCCGCCCTGACCAATCAGACGAGGCGAGCCGCCCCGCGCGGGATCACGTGGGCAGCGAACACGTCCTTCCGCTCGGCTGCTGCGGCTCCCCGCCCGCGCGGGAGGTGAGGGGCGCGCGGCGCAGGGTCGCTCGGCAAGCGCTGCGCTGATTGGCTGCGCGCCCGGGCCGGGGAGGAGAGGGCGAGCCGGGGCCTGGGGGGCCGCCGAGGGTGCCCGCTTGCCATAGCCGAGGGGCCGCTGTGGGTGCTCGCCTGCCACAGCCGAAGGGCTGAGCCGGGCCCGGGCCGCCCGCTTCTCACGGCGCCACCAGCGTGCGGGGAGCACGGGGGACCGCGGCCCCGCGCTTGGGGCTGTCCTGCATCGGGGCAACTTGGTGGCGGTTTGGTTGCGATGCGCTGGGGCCATTGTACGTCCCGTCCTGCCTCTCATACACCTCCTTGTTTTATTTGTACGCGAAGGCGCTGATCCTGCTCCGGCCATGCTGGTGAGCAAGACGGTGAAGCGCCTCTTGCAGCTGGTGCCTGGGAAGCAGCGCTTCGGCGCGTACCGGTTCCtgcccttcttcttcctcctcggGGGAGCTATGGAGTGGTTCATGATTAACGTCCGCATTGGCAAGGAGACGTTCTGTAAGTGAAGATCTGCTGATGCCCGGCGGGGCGGCAGGAGACGGCCTGGTCCCTGCTGAGTcactgctgccccccagcaccttCCCGCATCCCGGCAGTCTTTTACCGACCCCGGGTCTCATCCGGTTCCGTGTGCCACAGCGCCTCCTATTGGCGAGCACGGCGGAGGCGCTTCCCCGTAACAGCAGGTAGAACTCAGGAGAGTTTGCTGGGGGGCCCTCCGCTGGAGGAAAGACAATCAGCAagtcagcctctcctctttaGTGCAGGGTAGCACACTCTGGATTCTGCCTCCCTGGCAGAGCACACTGGGCAGAAACAAAAAAGTCGGTTTAGATTACTAaattacatctttttttttaaattgaagacTCATTAGGGTGGTCAGGATGTAGGTGTATGTGTGGGTTCATCTCAAATGTAactttttaaattgaaaaagTACCAAAACGAGTCATGAAAACTCAGCTAATGGCACTTGGTTTCTAGAGGCATTGTTTGAACGTGGCATCCTTCCTTTGAAGAAACCTTGCTAGAAATTTTTGTGTACTTCAAATTAAAGGATCAGCTCTACTGTATATGAGAATAGTCTCATTTTCATGGGAAATCTAGCTGAGTCTCTTGCAAAATAAAACGGCTTGATACAGTTTTCATAACTGGCAAGCTCACTGCAAACAAATCACTTCTTTGCTCACTTCTGAAGgcttgggttggttgttttcagTTTCAGATTACTGAGAGATACAGTAATAAAATCAGGTTAGAAACTAAAGCACAAGATTTCTGTGGCAGCCACAGCTCAAGCCTTATTTTcctgcaaacaaaaataattgctATGCCTAAGTGATACTATACTACAGTAATAATCATTGTGCAGTTTAGCTTTATTGCTGCTCCATAATCCATACAAAGTAGCAATGTATAAGACTTTATAAGTCTTCTCTTTGTCAGGCACTTTATTTGGTGATGGATGTTGAGGGGTGATTTGGGTGAGGGGAGGCAGGAATAACTAGGATGACTATGACAGTGGGTATATTGCCATGTTTTGGGAGTTTTACTAAAAAAGCTGACCTACTGACGCCATGCTGACAGTCCTTTTGTGCTTAGAATTTAATTTCCCTTTGGCTTCAGCTAGTTTGGGTATTTCTAATTACCCTCCTGGGAAAGCAGACAAAAAGTTGCTGTATCACACTGGAAACATAGTCTTCCTATAAAACATTTCATTAGGACTGATAGGAAGAACTTTAGCCTAGGTAGGAAATACAATATGCGCTGTTTTTAAGTGGTGATaaggaggttgcccagggaggtggtagaagctccatccctggaggtttttcaggccagactggatgtggctctgagcaacctgagctagtgtgaggtgtccctgcccatggcaggggggttggaactagatgatccttgaggtcccttccaatcttaacagttcaatgattctatgatttgtggtGGTTTACAATTTTCAGTTGCCTGCCAGTCAGTGTCTGCAAGAGAAAATTGAATTGAAAAGCTTAAAGAGAGGTGAGAAGCTTTGTACATTTCACACAGTCTTGCTAAcaggaaaaaatctttttctggCAGATGATGTTTACCGCAGGAAACGATCGGAAAGGCAGTACGCAGCCAGGATGGAAAAAGGGGAATTTTAGCTGAAGCACTTCAAGGGGAAGGTTCTGAATGCTTCAACTGTATTAATACTGAAGAAGCATTGCTGCCACACTGATGGCAGGGGAAAGTTTTGTCTCTGCAAGGTGAACTGTAATCCACATGTTTGTGTGATATGCTTGCAgatggttttggtggttttcttcttccatcTACTTTGTATCTTTAGTGTTTAAGCCAAACACAGTAGCCAAAAAGTTCATTGTGTTTAGGCCTCTGCCATTTATTTAATGTTCGTttagtattttaaataaattaaactgAATAAACAGTCTGGctactgcttttctttctttgaggcACCATTTTTGTGCCAAGAGCAAGGGGAAAGGAATGTGACATCATACATCTAAGCACAGTGACAACATCAATTTTTTGTTAAGTTTCCTTTGTACTGACAGAAACTGCTCTAGCGTCTGATTTCTTCCCAGTGTGGCATGACTGTAACTAGATAAAGAGTACAACTCACTGCTTGGTGTTTACTCAGCCCATGCTGTTTGGAAAGTCAGCTGTGCATGCAGGCTGCACTGCCCACAAGCACTGCAATCCCCATTGTTGCTACTTCAGCAATGGACTGAGCTTAggcctttggggaaaaaaaattctgctgcaTTTACCTGGTAACAGACATGAGCACAGAAGAACATGCAACGACAGTCCCAGCAGGACTCCTGTCTCCCCACAGAAGGGCAAAAACCAACTCCTGCATCCCAGACACACATAGTGTCTGTCATGGTGATAGCAGCTCTTAGGTGTGTGGGGGCATACTGATGGCTGTGCAGTAGTGCCTAGTGCATCATCACCAGTGAGGACTGTGTGTTAAAGCCattgttttatttctgatgGTATGTGTATATGGTGAGGGCTCCATAGTTCTTAGGAGCAGCCTTAAAGCAAACCAGAGGGAATTCATACACTCCTATGCACCCCTAGCAGCCTTTTTCCACAGTTTTCATTGTCTAAGGACACAGTGGCTGTTTTGAAGATGGTACAGTGAAGCACTCAACTTGCAAGCCAAGAGTAACCGCTGCACTTTGTGTTGTGTCTTCCAAGGACTTGATCTGGGGACTAGTGCTACTTGTGGTTTCAGCAGATAAAACAGAGAATTATGTGACTGTGGTGCTGCATATTTTGACTGGACAGCAAATGAATTACCTGGGGAAACCTTATTTCAGAAGTAGTAAGAACACAGATTTTGACTGTTTCAAGGTAAAGCCCAAGGTCAAAAGCTCAGGCGCAAGCTTCATTTTAGTCACAGATCACTGCAGTGAAGTAGATTCTGACTGTAGCAATACATTAAAGAACAaagcattattaaaaaaaaaaaacagattttgaaagtTGCAGTTAGCTCCATCTGCTTTTATCTCTTGAGTCTTTTGAAACTCTTGTGCTTGGTTTCCATAGAACATGTTAAGTTTTTTAacatttctgggttttttttgtttattaagAAAGAACCCCATGCCCCAGTTACTTCTCAGCACTCAGAAGCCCAGTGTGAAAACTTCCTGTGGCTTCCCTTGAGTACTTCTGTAACAGTGGTACTTTTTCACAGACATCAGTGAGCCAAGGATCAGTGTTTCACTCCAGAGCTCTTGCTTATTTTGCAGCACTGCTTCCCATTTGCAGCCAGGTGTGCTTGGAAGATACCTTAGGTGTCTCCAGATTGGTAAATAGAAAGCCAGACAGGCTGTAGACGCTCACAAGTGCCATTATCAGGGAGTTCTGTG
This genomic stretch from Indicator indicator isolate 239-I01 chromosome 15, UM_Iind_1.1, whole genome shotgun sequence harbors:
- the LOC128971822 gene encoding ubiquinol-cytochrome-c reductase complex assembly factor 5, coding for MLVSKTVKRLLQLVPGKQRFGAYRFLPFFFLLGGAMEWFMINVRIGKETFYDVYRRKRSERQYAARMEKGEF